The following proteins come from a genomic window of Streptomyces sp. Sge12:
- a CDS encoding sensor histidine kinase: MSKMTGWWKNRSSAGKIELYTRGSFYLFVFLEVLSFALTPIAAAAADRTSLVAPLSLLLMMCAHAVLCGVLTSKALHWVVGRRERPTRLAIATAVMTAACILAVLTLRATGHITQPAVAPTLVAGLTWFTSGSLVLCLRSVRRMWFIVAAAAVGTGLSALGFGVPAATALGYAVGVLLGSVFFGATCGFSAWLLTTVYELDHSREVQARLAVAEERLRFGRDLHDVMGRNLAVIALKSELAIQLARRERPEAVEQMVEVQRIAQESQREVRDVVRGYREADLAVELEGARGVLSAAGMDCRVDFGAGRRPELPAEVQSALGWVVREATTNILRHGDAHRCLIRLTAAETGSVTLLVENDGAPETPAGPPGSGLAGLRERLAALDGTLQAGLVGDGRFRLRAEIPNRRLQELEVRA, encoded by the coding sequence GTGTCGAAGATGACCGGGTGGTGGAAGAACCGCAGCAGTGCGGGAAAGATCGAGCTGTACACACGGGGGTCGTTCTATCTCTTCGTGTTCCTGGAGGTCCTGTCCTTCGCGCTGACGCCCATAGCCGCCGCGGCCGCGGACCGGACCTCCCTGGTGGCGCCCCTCTCGCTGCTCCTGATGATGTGCGCCCACGCCGTGCTGTGCGGGGTGCTCACCTCCAAGGCGCTGCACTGGGTGGTGGGACGGCGCGAACGCCCCACCCGGCTGGCGATCGCCACCGCCGTCATGACGGCGGCGTGCATCCTGGCCGTCCTCACGCTCCGGGCGACGGGCCACATCACCCAGCCGGCCGTCGCACCGACCCTGGTGGCGGGACTGACCTGGTTCACGTCCGGATCGCTCGTCCTGTGCCTGAGGTCGGTGCGGCGGATGTGGTTCATCGTGGCCGCCGCGGCCGTCGGCACGGGACTGTCCGCACTCGGCTTCGGCGTTCCGGCCGCGACCGCCCTCGGGTACGCCGTCGGCGTGCTGCTGGGCAGCGTGTTCTTCGGCGCCACCTGCGGGTTCTCGGCCTGGCTGCTGACCACCGTCTACGAGCTCGACCACTCCCGCGAGGTCCAGGCGCGGCTCGCGGTGGCGGAGGAGCGGCTGCGGTTCGGCCGCGACCTGCACGACGTGATGGGCCGCAACCTGGCGGTGATCGCGCTCAAGAGCGAGCTGGCGATACAGCTGGCCCGGCGCGAACGGCCGGAGGCGGTGGAGCAGATGGTCGAGGTGCAGCGGATCGCCCAGGAGTCCCAGCGCGAGGTACGGGACGTGGTGCGCGGCTACCGCGAGGCGGACCTCGCCGTGGAGCTGGAGGGCGCGCGCGGCGTGCTCAGCGCGGCCGGAATGGACTGCCGCGTCGACTTCGGGGCCGGTCGCAGGCCCGAGCTGCCCGCCGAGGTCCAGTCGGCCCTGGGCTGGGTGGTGCGCGAGGCGACCACGAACATCCTGCGGCACGGGGACGCGCACCGCTGCCTGATCCGGCTGACCGCCGCGGAGACGGGCTCCGTGACCCTGCTGGTGGAGAACGACGGGGCGCCCGAGACCCCCGCCGGGCCGCCCGGCTCGGGGCTGGCCGGGCTGCGGGAGCGACTCGCGGCCCTGGACGGGACGTTGCAGGCGGGCCTGGTCGGCGACGGCCGGTTCCGGCTGCGGGCGGAGATCCCGAACCGACGACTGCAAGAACTGGAGGTGCGGGCGTGA
- a CDS encoding ABC transporter permease, translating to MNALLLNPGRLAALGRTEVTLLVRNRAALSLAVLMPLLMVFVLRSSATGAEGAEALGEATLTGGIGMVLILVVHMNLVSAYVARREELVLKRLRTGEATDLEILVGTALPAAVLALGQIAVLAVAGAAVLDVRMPRNPLLLVAAVLAGIVLLAGLSALTSSVTRTVETAGLTTLPLFLATVLGSGLFVPADALPDPVASLCELLPLSGVMTLVRAGWSGAGDADLVQACLVTLAWTVNTVFAVQRWFRWEPRR from the coding sequence ATGAACGCGCTCCTGCTGAACCCCGGGCGGCTCGCCGCCCTCGGCCGCACCGAGGTCACCCTGCTGGTGCGCAACCGGGCCGCCCTCTCCCTGGCCGTCCTGATGCCCCTGCTGATGGTGTTCGTCCTGCGCTCCTCCGCGACCGGGGCCGAGGGCGCCGAGGCGCTCGGCGAAGCCACCCTGACCGGCGGGATCGGCATGGTGCTGATCCTCGTCGTGCACATGAACCTGGTCTCCGCCTACGTCGCCCGCCGCGAGGAGCTCGTCCTGAAGCGGCTGCGGACCGGCGAGGCGACCGACCTGGAGATCCTCGTCGGCACCGCCCTGCCGGCCGCCGTCCTGGCGCTCGGGCAGATCGCCGTCCTCGCCGTGGCGGGAGCCGCCGTCCTGGACGTGCGCATGCCGCGCAACCCGCTGCTGCTCGTGGCGGCCGTCCTCGCCGGCATCGTGCTGCTCGCCGGGCTGTCCGCGCTGACCAGCTCCGTCACCCGCACCGTGGAGACCGCGGGCCTCACCACGCTGCCGCTGTTCCTGGCGACCGTGCTGGGCTCGGGGCTGTTCGTCCCGGCGGACGCACTGCCGGACCCGGTGGCCTCGCTGTGCGAACTGCTGCCGCTGAGCGGAGTGATGACCCTCGTACGGGCCGGGTGGAGCGGGGCGGGGGACGCCGACCTGGTGCAGGCCTGCCTGGTCACGCTGGCCTGGACGGTCAACACCGTGTTTGCTGTTCAGCGGTGGTTCCGCTGGGAACCGCGCCGGTAG
- a CDS encoding ABC transporter ATP-binding protein, which produces MTDTVIEAEGVRRGYAGGFEAVRGVSFSVARGEIFALLGTNGAGKTSTVELLEGLAAPTGGQVRVFGLDPYGQRAEVRPRTGVMLQEGGFPSDLSVGETVRMWGGVTSGARPVAEVLELVGLAARSSVRVKQLSGGERRRLDLALALLGRPEVLFLDEPTTGMDPEGRRDTWALVRELRAQGTTVLLTTHYLEEAEELADRLAILHEGELVLSGSPAEVTATRPARIRFTLPAGVPAARLPLALRAAAYGQRVEIRTHDLQADLTELLGWARECGAQLIGLDARSASLEEAFLEIAENRRRTAADGARTEDTKAGTPR; this is translated from the coding sequence ATGACTGACACCGTGATCGAAGCCGAGGGCGTGCGCCGCGGCTATGCGGGAGGGTTCGAGGCCGTACGGGGCGTCTCCTTCTCCGTGGCCCGGGGCGAGATCTTCGCCCTGCTCGGCACCAACGGCGCGGGCAAGACCTCCACCGTCGAGCTGCTGGAGGGACTGGCCGCGCCGACCGGGGGGCAGGTCCGCGTCTTCGGGCTCGATCCGTACGGGCAGCGGGCCGAGGTCCGCCCGCGCACCGGCGTCATGCTCCAGGAGGGCGGCTTCCCCTCCGACCTGTCGGTCGGCGAGACCGTCCGGATGTGGGGCGGCGTCACCAGCGGCGCCCGCCCGGTGGCGGAGGTGCTGGAACTGGTCGGCCTGGCCGCGCGGTCCTCCGTACGCGTCAAGCAGCTGTCCGGCGGTGAACGGCGGCGGCTGGACCTCGCCCTGGCCCTGCTGGGCCGCCCCGAGGTGCTCTTCCTGGACGAACCGACCACCGGAATGGACCCGGAAGGACGCCGGGACACCTGGGCCCTGGTACGGGAACTGCGCGCGCAGGGCACGACCGTGCTGCTGACCACGCACTACCTGGAGGAGGCCGAGGAGCTCGCGGACCGCCTCGCGATCCTCCACGAGGGGGAACTCGTCCTGTCCGGCAGCCCCGCCGAGGTGACCGCCACCCGCCCGGCCCGGATCCGCTTCACTCTGCCGGCCGGGGTGCCCGCGGCCCGGCTCCCGCTGGCGCTGCGCGCGGCGGCCTACGGGCAGCGCGTGGAGATCCGTACCCACGACCTCCAGGCCGACCTGACCGAACTGCTGGGCTGGGCCCGGGAGTGCGGCGCACAACTGATCGGGCTCGACGCCCGGTCCGCCTCCCTGGAGGAGGCCTTCCTGGAGATCGCGGAGAACCGCCGCCGCACCGCAGCCGACGGCGCCCGTACCGAGGACACGAAGGCGGGGACCCCCCGATGA